The following are from one region of the Silene latifolia isolate original U9 population chromosome 9, ASM4854445v1, whole genome shotgun sequence genome:
- the LOC141599734 gene encoding plastidic ATP/ADP-transporter-like — translation MEAVLQTRGLLSLPSNPKLRLFKPPQTTTSSSTILKPRIISTNSLKPKPLHSLSISSNGFQNFHPISSDFGSKLRNLPICKAEAAAAASAGGDGQPSFGEKAETAKFLGIELTTLKKIIPLGLMFFCILFNYTILRDTKDVLVVTAKGSSAEIIPFLKTWVNLPMAVGFMVLYTKLADVLPTKALFYTVILPFIAFFGAFGFVLYPMSNYFHPTALADQLLATLGPRFLGPLAILRIWSFCLFYVMAELWGSVVISVLFWGFANQITTIDEAKRFYPLFGLGANVALIFSGRTVKYFSQMRQNLGPGVDGWALSLKGMMSIVVLMGLAICFLYWWVNAYVPLPTRSSSKKKKEKVKMGTMESIKFLVSQRYIRDLATVVVAYGISINLVEVTWKSKLKAQFPSPNDYSSFMGDFSTATGIATFTMMLLSQFIFDKFGWGVAAAITPTVLLLSGVGFFSLILFGGPIAPTLASFGVTPLLAAVYVGALQNIFSKSAKYSLFDPCKEMAYIPLDEDTKIKGKAAIDVVCNPLGKSGGALIQQFMILTFGSLANSTPYLGGILLLIVTAWLAAARSLDKQFTALRTEEELEKEMERASVKIPIVPENGTLNGGATLNPTLGDSPNSSSERLKSQ, via the exons ATGGAGGCTGTTCTACAAACAAGAGGGCTTCTATCTCTACCTTCAAACCCCAAATTAAGGCTCTTCAAACCACCTCAAACTACCACCAGCAGCAGCACCATTCTTAAACCTAGAATTATTTCCACAAATTCCCTCAAACCCAAACCCCTTCATTCCCTTTCCATTTCCTCAAATGGGTTCCAAAATTTTCATCCAATTTCATCCGATTTTGGTTCAAAGTTGAGAAATTTACCCATTTGTAAAGCTGAAGCAGCTGCTGCTGCTTCTGCAGGAGGTGATGGGCAACCTTCATTTGGTGAAAAAGCCGAAACCGCAAAGTTTTTGGGGATTGAACTAACAACCCTTAAGAAAATTATTCCTCTTGGATTAATGTTCTTTTGTATCCTTTTTAATTACACAATTCTAAGGGATACAAAAGATGTATTGGTTGTAACAGCAAAAGGGTCAAGTGCTGAAATTATACCATTTTTGAAAACATGGGTTAATTTACCTATGGCTGTTGGTTTCATGGTGTTGTACACCAAATTAGCTGATGTTTTACCCACCAAAGCTTTGTTTTATACTGTCATTTTACCGTTTATCGCGTTTTTCGGTGCATTCGGGTTTGTTTTGTATCCAATGAGTAATTATTTTCACCCAACTGCTCTTGCTGATCAGCTACTTGCTACTCTTGGACCAAGGTTTCTTGGTCCTCTTGCTATTTTGAGGATCTGGAGTTTCTGTTTGTTTTATGTCATGGCTGAACTTTGGGGCAGTGTTGTCATTTCTGTCCTCTTTTGGGGTTTTGCTAATCAG ATTACCACAATCGATGAGGCTAAGCGATTCTATCCTCTGTTTGGACTAGGAGCTAATGTTGCCCTCATTTTCTCTGGACGAACAGTGAAGTACTTTTCCCAAATGAGACAAAACCTCGGACCTGGGGTTGATGGTTGGGCCCTTTCTCTGAAGGGAATGATGAGTATTGTGGTTCTTATGGGACTTGCTATTTGTTTTCTGTATTGGTGGGTGAACGCTTATGTTCCACTTCCTACCCGAAGCAGCAGCAAGAAAAAGAAG GAAAAGGTCAAGATGGGGACAATGGAGAGCATAAAGTTCTTAGTTTCCCAACGGTATATCAGGGATCTTGCAACTGTGGTCGTTGCATATGGTATAAGTATTAACCTGGTTGAAGTTACCTGGAAATCAAAACTCAAAGCCCAG TTCCCAAGCCCAAATGATTACTCTTCTTTCATGGGCGATTTCTCTACGGCAACTGGGATAGCAACCTTCACGATGATGCTTCTAAGCCAGTTCATATTCGATAAGTTTGGTTGGGGAGTTGCAGCAGCAATTACCCCTACTGTTCTTCTCCTTTCAGGAGTTGGGTTCTTTTCATTGATTTTGTTTGGCGGGCCCATTGCACCAACGCTTGCAAGTTTTGGAGTTACTCCTCTTTTAGCAGCTGTCTATGTAGGTGCCTTGCAGAATATCTTCAGCAAGAGTGCTAAGTACAGTTTGTTTGATCCTTGCAAAGAAATGGCATATATTCCATTGGACGAAGACACTAAG ATCAAGGGAAAGGCAGCAATTGATGTTGTTTGCAACCCACTTGGAAAATCGGGAGGAGCTTTGATTCAACAATTCATGATTTTAACCTTCGGCTCACTTGCAAACTCAACCCCTTATCTCGGAGGAATACTGCTCCTGATAGTGACAGCATGGCTCGCAGCTGCTCGATCTTTAGACAAACAATTCACTGCATTGCGCACGGAGGAAGAGCTCGAGAAAGAGATGGAGAGAGCGTCTGTTAAGATCCCGATTGTCCCTGAGAATGGTACCCTCAATGGCGGGGCCACATTGAACCCGACACTCGGTGACTCGCCAAACAGTTCATCAGAGAGGCTCAAATCCCAGTAA